Proteins from a single region of Sphaerochaeta globosa str. Buddy:
- a CDS encoding DUF5131 family protein, translating to MHDIWNPWHGCIKCSEGCQNCYMYALDRKRGMDGRDIFRTKAGFTYPLHQDRKGRYTVQSGEMLRVCMTSDFFLEQADAWRDEAWRLIRQRRDVKFFLLTKRPERVSTCLPSDWNDGWDHVMFNVTCENQKRADQRIPLLLDLPFKHKGIMCAPLLGPIDISAYLATNQIEQVLVGGENYDNPRPCDIDWVKGLHQACVQSDITFCFIETGTYLIKDGKTYHLKSKRLQSSMACKSGLQHVGKPMHFDLVDEYGPIEKELLYKPHFRTCCEQCGSRLICNGCSACSTCMQERGGIAATSE from the coding sequence ATGCATGACATTTGGAACCCTTGGCATGGATGCATCAAATGCAGTGAAGGCTGTCAGAATTGCTATATGTATGCCCTTGACCGTAAGCGTGGTATGGACGGTAGGGACATTTTCCGTACAAAAGCCGGCTTTACCTACCCTTTACATCAGGATAGAAAAGGCAGATATACCGTACAGTCCGGGGAGATGCTTCGCGTCTGTATGACCAGCGACTTCTTTCTCGAGCAAGCTGACGCATGGAGGGATGAGGCATGGCGTCTCATCCGACAACGCAGGGATGTAAAATTTTTCTTGTTAACCAAAAGGCCTGAACGGGTTTCAACATGTCTTCCCTCAGATTGGAACGACGGGTGGGACCATGTTATGTTCAACGTCACCTGTGAGAACCAAAAAAGGGCTGATCAGCGTATTCCTCTCTTGCTCGACCTTCCTTTCAAGCACAAGGGAATCATGTGCGCTCCCCTTTTGGGTCCCATCGACATCTCTGCTTATCTGGCTACGAACCAGATTGAGCAAGTACTCGTCGGAGGGGAGAACTACGACAATCCCCGCCCCTGTGACATCGATTGGGTCAAAGGCCTTCACCAAGCCTGTGTACAGTCAGACATTACGTTTTGTTTCATTGAAACAGGAACCTACCTGATCAAGGATGGGAAAACCTATCACCTCAAGTCAAAACGATTACAAAGCAGTATGGCATGCAAATCAGGCTTACAGCATGTAGGCAAGCCGATGCATTTCGACCTTGTCGATGAATACGGCCCGATAGAGAAAGAACTCTTATACAAACCGCACTTCAGAACGTGTTGTGAGCAATGCGGCAGCCGTCTCATCTGCAATGGTTGTAGTGCATGCAGCACATGCATGCAAGAAAGAGGTGGCATTGCTGCCACCTCCGAATAA
- a CDS encoding tetratricopeptide repeat protein gives MENYFARLLLTSELDDPIYFAKIHQQIADLEKQRIAHFNEHGPMNPQYVVVMSELNMAYLQARDTSSELEIAQQIYQTSLSLYDQEDERTLEALLALGLSYLDDNQLDEALGIATSLLALPWSQDSGSRYDLYIDALCFQADIQHAKQLYSQELVIRKHVLSLLEELAGSVSSQAVMARCGLAFCLEKMKKYRQALDHYLVVRSYLDSEEQFATEAEKIGLLVHIGRCYRKLGNFDDATVLYHWAHNQATKHFGAASTLAQKMKKLVGVIDTTQP, from the coding sequence ATGGAAAACTACTTTGCACGACTTTTGTTGACGAGTGAACTCGACGATCCCATCTACTTTGCCAAGATCCACCAGCAGATAGCAGATCTTGAGAAGCAGCGTATCGCCCACTTCAACGAACATGGACCGATGAACCCCCAATATGTCGTGGTGATGAGTGAGTTGAATATGGCGTATCTACAGGCCCGTGATACCTCCAGTGAATTGGAAATCGCCCAACAAATTTATCAGACCAGCCTTTCACTGTACGACCAGGAAGATGAACGAACCCTCGAGGCACTACTTGCCCTCGGCCTTTCCTATCTTGATGATAATCAACTGGATGAGGCACTGGGCATCGCTACTTCGCTGCTCGCCCTTCCATGGTCACAGGATAGTGGAAGCAGATATGACCTATATATCGATGCCTTGTGTTTCCAAGCGGATATTCAGCATGCCAAACAACTCTACTCCCAGGAATTGGTGATCAGAAAGCATGTTCTTTCCCTTCTGGAAGAGTTGGCGGGTTCTGTTTCCAGCCAGGCAGTCATGGCCCGTTGCGGCCTCGCTTTCTGCCTGGAGAAAATGAAAAAGTATCGACAGGCCCTCGACCACTACTTGGTAGTACGCTCCTATCTTGATAGCGAGGAGCAATTTGCCACGGAAGCTGAAAAAATCGGCCTTTTGGTACATATCGGACGCTGTTATCGAAAACTGGGTAACTTTGATGACGCTACGGTTTTATATCACTGGGCCCACAATCAGGCGACCAAACATTTTGGCGCTGCATCGACCTTGGCCCAAAAAATGAAAAAGCTGGTGGGAGTAATCGATACTACCCAGCCTTAA
- a CDS encoding SPFH domain-containing protein: protein MNEPVYSQEKILTSVANGFAFLLLNTALILACCVFFVIGFVADMPALLRFLVVVVSALYGFVVGPILYAGLKIVKPNEALVLTLFGKYYGTLKKEGFFWVNPFVSAVNPITNTDTASSTSKPESKTEPGKMSTTYTIQFPKKKISLKALTLNNDKQKVNDALGNPIIIGVVVIWKVVDTAKAVFSVDNYVEYLSIQCDSALRNVVRLFPYDSEEDEKSLRGSSTEVAQDLQRELQSKVEVAGLQILEARITHLSYAPEIAAAMLQRQQASAIIAARQKIVEGAVGMVEMALDQLNKNGIVTLDEERKASMVSNLMVVLCGNRDVQPIVNSGSLY from the coding sequence ATGAATGAACCTGTCTACTCCCAAGAAAAGATCTTGACCAGTGTGGCGAATGGTTTTGCATTCCTTCTGCTCAACACTGCCCTGATTCTTGCATGCTGTGTGTTCTTTGTCATAGGCTTTGTTGCCGACATGCCTGCTCTCCTACGCTTTCTTGTGGTGGTAGTGAGTGCTCTCTATGGTTTCGTCGTTGGACCCATTCTTTATGCCGGACTGAAAATTGTAAAGCCCAATGAAGCATTGGTACTCACCCTGTTCGGCAAGTACTACGGGACGCTCAAGAAAGAAGGGTTCTTCTGGGTCAATCCGTTTGTAAGTGCGGTTAATCCAATTACCAATACCGATACAGCATCTTCCACTTCAAAGCCTGAATCAAAAACCGAACCGGGTAAAATGTCTACTACCTATACCATCCAATTCCCCAAGAAAAAGATTTCCCTCAAGGCGCTGACACTGAACAATGACAAGCAAAAAGTGAACGATGCCCTGGGAAATCCGATTATTATCGGTGTTGTAGTCATTTGGAAGGTTGTTGATACGGCAAAGGCTGTCTTCAGCGTAGACAACTATGTAGAATACTTATCCATCCAATGTGACTCTGCCCTTCGCAACGTAGTAAGACTTTTCCCCTACGACTCCGAAGAGGATGAGAAATCACTACGTGGAAGCAGCACAGAGGTCGCCCAGGATTTGCAGCGTGAGTTGCAGTCGAAGGTTGAGGTAGCAGGATTGCAAATACTCGAAGCCAGGATCACCCACCTCTCGTATGCCCCCGAGATTGCTGCAGCCATGTTGCAACGACAGCAAGCATCCGCCATTATTGCTGCACGCCAGAAAATTGTTGAAGGTGCAGTAGGCATGGTGGAAATGGCTCTCGATCAGCTGAATAAAAATGGTATTGTAACCCTTGATGAAGAGCGTAAGGCTTCGATGGTGAGCAACCTGATGGTAGTCCTATGCGGCAACCGTGATGTCCAGCCGATCGTAAACAGCGGATCACTCTATTAA
- a CDS encoding carboxynorspermidine decarboxylase produces the protein MIDTKQISHTPAFVLEYEALQKNLALIKQLQDQVPVKFLFALKGFAMHSVFPELAASACGATISSLNEALLASPYFSEVHAYAPVYQDREFETIARIAKHITFNSLNEYEKHTKDCPRASKGLRINPLYSAVETELYDPCAIGSRLGVLPQALPTLPEGLSGLHSHNLCESTAHDLEQTLVSIEKHYGHLLPSISWLNLGGGHLVTKKGYDLELFKAVLSSFCMRHPHIQLYLEPGAAFVWETGYLATRILDIVQNQGITTLMLDTSFATHMPDCLEMPYAPQVVGAEIVQEGGYRLGGCSCLAGDWVGSYRFKKQPKVGDTLLLCDMMHYTMVKTTMFNGIALADIGMVRDGLYQIVKTFSFDDYQRRLS, from the coding sequence ATGATCGATACCAAGCAGATATCCCATACTCCAGCCTTTGTGCTGGAGTATGAAGCCTTACAAAAAAACCTTGCCCTTATCAAGCAACTGCAAGATCAGGTGCCGGTCAAATTTCTCTTCGCACTCAAGGGTTTTGCCATGCACTCTGTTTTTCCAGAGCTGGCGGCTTCTGCATGCGGGGCAACCATATCCTCACTCAATGAGGCTCTCCTCGCTTCTCCTTACTTTTCAGAAGTGCATGCGTATGCTCCGGTGTATCAAGACCGTGAGTTCGAGACCATTGCCAGGATTGCCAAGCATATTACCTTCAATTCCCTCAATGAGTATGAGAAACATACGAAAGACTGCCCAAGAGCCAGCAAAGGTCTGAGAATCAATCCACTGTATTCTGCAGTTGAAACAGAACTTTACGACCCCTGTGCGATCGGTTCACGCCTGGGTGTCCTTCCCCAAGCGTTGCCGACACTCCCTGAAGGCTTGAGCGGCCTGCATTCACACAACCTTTGTGAGAGCACGGCGCATGATCTTGAGCAAACCCTGGTTTCCATCGAAAAACACTATGGGCATTTGCTTCCTTCCATTTCTTGGCTCAACCTTGGTGGCGGGCATCTGGTAACCAAAAAGGGCTATGACCTTGAGCTGTTCAAGGCCGTCCTCTCATCCTTCTGTATGCGTCATCCCCATATTCAGCTGTATCTGGAACCCGGGGCGGCGTTTGTCTGGGAAACAGGGTACTTGGCTACCAGAATTCTTGATATCGTACAAAATCAAGGCATCACCACACTGATGCTTGATACCTCGTTTGCCACCCATATGCCCGATTGTTTGGAAATGCCGTATGCTCCTCAGGTGGTAGGAGCTGAAATCGTCCAAGAGGGAGGGTACCGCCTGGGAGGCTGTAGCTGCCTGGCAGGCGATTGGGTAGGTTCGTATCGCTTCAAGAAACAACCCAAAGTAGGTGATACGCTTCTTTTGTGTGACATGATGCACTACACCATGGTAAAAACTACCATGTTCAACGGTATTGCACTTGCTGACATCGGCATGGTTCGAGACGGGCTGTACCAGATTGTCAAAACGTTCAGCTTTGATGACTATCAAAGACGATTATCGTAG
- the speA gene encoding biosynthetic arginine decarboxylase, translated as MQNWKIKDAEKLYRINDWGNGYFHIADTGEVEVRLKDKSPQSSISLLSIAKGLQERGMKLPVLLRFSNILDDRIQHINESFLNAIKDAGYQGTYRGVYPIKVNQQQQVVEEICKYGQQYHHGLETGSKAELIIALAHIDDPEAYVICNGYKDEEYIDLALKGLQLGIQTVLVVEMPGEVGIILQRSRALGIKPNIGLRMKPSTMASGHWTDSGGDRSVFGLNTTQVVQVVDRLRKENMLDCLKLLHYHLGSQIPNIHDIRVGATEAARFYAGLVHEGAAMGLLDMGGGLAIDYDGSHSNSSNSRNYSTKEYCDDVVEEIMTICKEENIPHPTLISESGRALVSYYSVLLMNILDTNVFWDGKNSEEDVYDDAMMPALENLLYVRTMLNEKNAQECLNDLNYYREENRNKFLYGKVNMRERAAAEHVYWSIIAEIQQKYGDIHSSEIQKLEHQLSDIYYGNFSLFQSLPDVWAIDQMFPIMPIHRLDTKPERKAVLSDITCDSEGKIDKFITSSGVSNTLPLHSLTEDEDYILGVFLVGAYQETLGDLHNLLGDTNVVSITYDDDGTFSLHNELEGDTVADVLSYVEYEPKRLEAMIRTKAEKAVQEGRITVQERRRIISAYTAGLRGYTYYETDQEE; from the coding sequence ATGCAGAACTGGAAAATCAAAGATGCAGAAAAGCTATACCGAATCAATGATTGGGGAAACGGCTATTTCCATATAGCAGATACCGGGGAAGTAGAAGTAAGGTTGAAGGACAAGTCACCACAGTCCTCCATAAGCTTGCTCTCCATCGCCAAGGGGCTGCAGGAACGAGGGATGAAACTTCCCGTTCTCCTTCGTTTTTCCAATATTTTGGATGACCGCATCCAGCATATCAATGAGAGTTTCCTGAATGCAATCAAGGATGCCGGATACCAGGGAACCTATCGCGGTGTGTATCCGATAAAGGTGAACCAACAACAACAGGTAGTCGAGGAAATTTGCAAATATGGGCAGCAGTACCATCATGGGTTGGAAACCGGCAGCAAAGCCGAACTCATTATAGCCTTGGCCCATATTGATGATCCTGAGGCGTATGTCATTTGCAATGGGTATAAGGATGAAGAGTATATAGATCTTGCGCTCAAAGGATTGCAACTGGGTATTCAGACTGTGCTGGTTGTGGAAATGCCCGGAGAAGTCGGGATCATCCTCCAGCGATCACGGGCGTTGGGTATTAAGCCGAACATCGGCCTACGTATGAAACCCTCAACCATGGCAAGCGGCCATTGGACGGACAGCGGTGGGGACCGCAGCGTTTTCGGACTGAATACCACGCAGGTCGTCCAAGTTGTAGACCGGCTTCGCAAAGAGAATATGTTGGATTGCCTGAAACTGTTGCACTACCATCTGGGAAGCCAAATTCCCAACATTCACGATATTCGTGTCGGCGCAACCGAAGCCGCTCGGTTCTATGCAGGGTTGGTACACGAAGGTGCTGCCATGGGATTGTTGGATATGGGAGGCGGCTTGGCCATCGATTATGATGGCAGTCACTCAAACAGTTCAAACAGTCGAAACTATTCAACCAAAGAGTATTGTGATGACGTGGTTGAGGAAATCATGACCATCTGCAAGGAAGAAAACATTCCCCATCCAACGCTCATCAGTGAGTCGGGAAGGGCTCTTGTCTCCTACTATTCGGTTCTGTTGATGAACATTCTCGATACCAATGTATTCTGGGATGGGAAGAACAGCGAAGAGGATGTCTACGACGATGCTATGATGCCCGCCTTGGAGAACCTCTTGTATGTACGGACCATGCTCAACGAAAAGAATGCCCAGGAATGTCTGAATGACTTGAATTATTATCGCGAGGAAAATCGCAATAAATTTTTGTACGGCAAGGTGAACATGCGCGAGCGGGCCGCTGCAGAACATGTATATTGGTCGATCATCGCTGAGATCCAGCAAAAGTATGGCGATATTCACTCTTCCGAAATACAGAAGCTGGAGCACCAACTTTCCGATATCTATTACGGGAATTTCAGCTTGTTCCAATCGCTTCCCGATGTATGGGCCATCGACCAGATGTTTCCCATTATGCCGATCCATCGTTTGGATACCAAACCGGAACGCAAGGCGGTATTGTCCGATATCACCTGTGATAGCGAAGGAAAAATCGACAAGTTCATTACCAGCTCAGGCGTCTCCAACACCTTGCCGCTTCACAGCCTGACAGAAGATGAGGATTACATTCTAGGTGTTTTCTTGGTGGGGGCTTATCAGGAGACTTTAGGGGATTTGCACAACCTGCTTGGGGATACCAATGTAGTTTCCATCACGTATGATGACGATGGAACATTCAGTTTGCACAATGAGCTGGAAGGGGATACGGTTGCCGATGTGCTCAGCTACGTGGAGTATGAGCCGAAACGCCTTGAGGCCATGATTCGTACCAAGGCGGAAAAGGCAGTACAAGAGGGTAGGATTACGGTACAGGAAAGAAGACGGATCATCTCAGCCTATACTGCTGGCTTGAGGGGGTATACCTATTACGAGACCGACCAAGAGGAGTAA
- a CDS encoding agmatinase family protein, giving the protein MEHWFLDSEFPNADPQKAHFHVIPFPLEETVSYMGGTKHGPSAIIEASGQLEQLVEGYGNPGLLGIHTTLNVEMSENGEDSIERASKAMLNARTCNAIPVLLGGEHSVTNAAIDLLLSYEDVGVLQFDAHMDLRDTYEESKLSHACVMRRVVEKGIPLFQVGIRNFSEEDLAARERYQVGHYDASYLYRCKDLSTLQLPATFPKKLYITFDVDGFDASLMSATGTPDPGGLSWWDAITLLESLTEGRTIIGMDVVELAPNQLHHPSYTAGKLVYFLMGLAAKRNS; this is encoded by the coding sequence ATGGAACATTGGTTTCTTGACTCGGAATTTCCCAATGCTGATCCCCAAAAGGCACACTTTCATGTCATTCCTTTTCCCTTGGAGGAGACTGTCTCCTACATGGGTGGAACCAAACATGGTCCATCTGCCATTATTGAGGCTTCCGGACAATTGGAGCAACTGGTGGAAGGCTACGGCAATCCGGGACTGCTTGGCATTCATACAACCCTCAATGTAGAAATGAGTGAAAACGGTGAGGACTCCATCGAGCGGGCAAGCAAGGCAATGCTCAATGCACGTACCTGTAATGCTATTCCTGTTCTCTTGGGTGGGGAGCATTCGGTGACCAATGCCGCCATCGATTTACTGCTTTCCTATGAAGATGTTGGGGTATTGCAGTTCGATGCCCATATGGATTTACGCGATACATATGAAGAGAGTAAACTCAGCCACGCCTGTGTTATGCGTAGGGTGGTGGAGAAGGGTATACCCCTTTTTCAGGTAGGCATCAGGAATTTCAGTGAAGAGGACCTTGCCGCAAGAGAACGCTATCAGGTAGGGCATTACGATGCATCCTACCTCTATCGCTGTAAGGATCTCTCTACGCTACAGCTTCCTGCGACGTTCCCGAAAAAGCTCTATATAACCTTCGATGTGGATGGTTTTGACGCCTCGCTGATGAGCGCAACCGGCACCCCCGATCCAGGTGGACTATCCTGGTGGGATGCCATCACGCTGTTGGAAAGCTTGACCGAGGGTAGGACGATTATCGGCATGGATGTGGTGGAGCTTGCACCCAATCAACTCCACCACCCAAGCTATACAGCTGGTAAACTCGTCTACTTCCTGATGGGCTTAGCGGCCAAGCGCAACTCCTAA
- a CDS encoding flavodoxin domain-containing protein translates to MKQIAVVYYSGTGNTQALADAVIEGVREAGAFAKVISAGMFSADMLDSYDAFAFGCPAMGSESLEDEVFEPMFESLLPHLSGKTVALFGSYGWGDGQWMREWQETTRKSGALLAAEPVIAEDTPDQTALAEAKALGVALGR, encoded by the coding sequence ATGAAACAGATTGCAGTTGTCTATTATAGTGGAACAGGGAATACACAGGCGTTGGCCGATGCCGTTATCGAGGGTGTACGGGAAGCTGGAGCCTTTGCAAAAGTCATCAGCGCCGGTATGTTTTCAGCAGATATGCTGGACAGTTACGACGCCTTTGCCTTTGGGTGTCCTGCCATGGGCAGTGAAAGCTTGGAGGACGAGGTGTTTGAGCCGATGTTTGAATCGTTGTTGCCTCATCTCAGCGGAAAAACCGTCGCCCTGTTTGGTTCGTATGGCTGGGGTGATGGTCAGTGGATGCGAGAGTGGCAGGAAACCACCCGTAAAAGCGGTGCGCTGCTGGCAGCAGAACCTGTAATTGCCGAGGACACTCCCGACCAAACAGCCTTGGCCGAGGCAAAAGCCTTAGGAGTTGCGCTTGGCCGCTAA
- a CDS encoding DUF3793 family protein, whose translation MSDELIIRFASPTLAALKVGSLISYRTTDFEALHTTVEQWNIKLNPKGVVVTLLQQKKDLYLMYVHRPNLLEHKLKQKEVQHILCPLGYPICPLADSIEHLMHRLDHEEQFPHEIGLFLGYPASDVQAFIRNKGCDGKCDGCWKVYTDVQQAKKVFAQYKKCTRLYLELHQKGKKLEDLTVQRKHI comes from the coding sequence GTGTCAGACGAACTTATCATACGTTTTGCATCTCCTACCTTGGCCGCGCTCAAGGTAGGTAGTTTAATCAGTTACCGCACTACAGATTTTGAAGCTTTGCATACGACCGTTGAGCAGTGGAACATTAAATTGAATCCTAAAGGCGTTGTTGTAACACTCCTGCAGCAAAAAAAAGATTTGTATTTGATGTATGTACATCGGCCCAACCTCTTGGAACACAAGTTGAAGCAGAAGGAAGTACAACACATTCTCTGTCCCTTGGGGTATCCGATTTGTCCGCTCGCGGATTCAATTGAGCATCTCATGCACCGCTTGGACCATGAAGAACAGTTTCCCCATGAAATCGGTCTCTTTTTGGGGTATCCGGCATCTGATGTACAAGCTTTTATCCGTAATAAGGGGTGTGACGGTAAATGTGATGGATGTTGGAAAGTGTATACGGATGTCCAACAAGCAAAAAAGGTGTTCGCACAATATAAGAAATGTACCCGTCTCTACCTTGAGTTGCACCAGAAAGGAAAAAAACTAGAGGATTTGACGGTTCAAAGGAAACATATATGA
- a CDS encoding saccharopine dehydrogenase family protein has product MNKKRLIIIGAGGVGNVAVRKSARMEDLYEEILLASRTKAKCDAIAKEAGPVPIRTAEVDADDVQALVSLIRNFKADVLLNVALPYQDLTIMQACLECGVHYVDTANYEPKDVAHFEYSWQWAFREKFEKAGLTALLGSGFDPGVTNVFTSYAAKHYFDEMHYLDIVDCNAGDHGKSFATNFNPEINIREITQNGKYYEKGEWLETEPLEIHQNVDYPRVGSKESYLLFHEELESLVMHYPTLKRARFWMTFSQQYITFLRVLEEVGMTSIKPIEYQGMEIQPLQFLKAVLPEPSSLGPNYQGQTSIGCQIRGVKDGKERTFFIFNNCSHQMAYQDTKAQAVSYTTGVPAALGASLVARGIWNAPGVWNMEQFDPDPFLAELGKMGLPWEVVVDGKLAFGK; this is encoded by the coding sequence ATGAACAAGAAACGATTGATAATTATTGGTGCTGGGGGAGTTGGCAATGTTGCAGTGCGCAAGTCCGCACGCATGGAAGACCTCTATGAAGAGATATTGCTCGCCAGCAGAACCAAGGCAAAGTGTGACGCCATCGCCAAGGAAGCAGGACCTGTTCCCATCCGCACAGCAGAGGTGGATGCAGACGATGTGCAAGCCCTTGTTTCCCTTATCAGGAATTTCAAGGCGGATGTATTGCTCAATGTAGCCCTTCCGTATCAGGACCTTACTATTATGCAGGCCTGCCTGGAGTGTGGAGTGCACTATGTGGATACTGCAAACTACGAACCCAAAGATGTGGCGCATTTTGAATACTCGTGGCAATGGGCATTCAGGGAAAAATTTGAAAAGGCCGGCTTGACCGCTCTGCTTGGCTCGGGTTTCGACCCCGGGGTAACCAATGTGTTTACCTCGTATGCCGCCAAGCATTACTTTGACGAGATGCACTATCTTGATATTGTAGATTGCAATGCCGGCGACCATGGCAAGAGTTTTGCAACCAACTTCAATCCAGAAATAAATATACGGGAAATTACCCAGAACGGAAAGTATTATGAGAAGGGTGAGTGGCTGGAAACAGAACCGCTAGAAATTCACCAGAATGTAGACTATCCGCGGGTAGGTTCGAAGGAGAGCTATCTCCTCTTCCACGAAGAACTGGAATCACTGGTGATGCATTACCCCACCCTCAAGCGTGCCCGCTTCTGGATGACGTTCAGTCAGCAATACATCACCTTTTTGAGGGTCCTTGAGGAGGTCGGCATGACTAGTATCAAACCGATCGAGTATCAGGGTATGGAAATACAACCTCTTCAGTTCCTGAAGGCAGTGCTTCCCGAGCCTTCCTCGCTTGGCCCCAACTATCAAGGCCAGACTTCCATCGGTTGTCAGATCAGGGGAGTGAAGGATGGAAAGGAACGCACCTTTTTTATTTTCAACAACTGCAGTCATCAGATGGCTTATCAGGATACCAAAGCACAGGCAGTCTCCTATACCACAGGAGTTCCTGCAGCCCTTGGTGCCAGTTTGGTTGCAAGAGGAATTTGGAATGCACCAGGGGTATGGAACATGGAGCAGTTTGACCCCGACCCGTTCCTTGCAGAACTCGGGAAAATGGGTCTTCCCTGGGAAGTCGTTGTAGATGGCAAGCTTGCCTTTGGAAAATAG
- a CDS encoding class I SAM-dependent methyltransferase, translated as MDTYVEQNAKAWDWEVGRNNIWTDGCTQEQIDKARKGELDMVLSPFKKVPASWVSDIAGKKVLALASGGGQQAVLLALAGAQVTVFDVSKKQLAQDASYAEKLNLDIQLVRGDMRDLSCFEDASFDLIYNPTSSCFIDDVKAMYSHCYRILRTKGYFLTSITNPVLYMFDEKRALKNKLRVKYTLPYSDLNSLSAKQLEKRMKNHDTVEFSHTLEDLLGGVTDCGFHITDLYTDTAGCMMMDSYVHDCYLALRACKN; from the coding sequence ATGGATACGTACGTAGAACAGAATGCTAAAGCATGGGACTGGGAAGTCGGTCGCAATAATATATGGACTGATGGTTGCACACAAGAACAAATCGACAAAGCCCGCAAAGGCGAACTCGATATGGTTCTCTCTCCTTTTAAGAAAGTACCTGCTTCATGGGTCTCGGACATTGCCGGCAAAAAAGTCTTGGCTCTTGCTTCAGGTGGCGGGCAGCAAGCAGTACTCCTTGCTTTAGCAGGTGCCCAGGTAACTGTTTTCGATGTTTCAAAGAAGCAATTGGCCCAAGATGCCTCATATGCTGAGAAACTCAACTTGGATATTCAATTGGTTCGTGGGGATATGCGTGATCTCTCCTGCTTTGAGGATGCTTCTTTCGACCTCATCTACAATCCCACCTCATCCTGTTTCATTGACGATGTAAAAGCCATGTACAGTCACTGCTATAGGATTTTACGGACCAAAGGCTATTTCCTTACATCGATAACCAATCCAGTACTCTATATGTTTGACGAGAAACGTGCATTGAAAAACAAACTGCGTGTCAAATACACACTTCCCTACTCCGATCTGAACAGTCTGAGTGCCAAACAATTGGAGAAGCGAATGAAAAACCATGATACCGTCGAGTTCAGCCATACGCTTGAGGATTTGCTTGGAGGAGTTACCGACTGCGGTTTTCACATTACCGATCTCTATACCGATACAGCCGGTTGCATGATGATGGATAGTTATGTACACGATTGTTATCTTGCACTCAGGGCCTGCAAAAACTGA